From the Corticium candelabrum chromosome 2, ooCorCand1.1, whole genome shotgun sequence genome, one window contains:
- the LOC134176596 gene encoding probable LIM domain-containing serine/threonine-protein kinase DDB_G0287001, protein MRDLSEDGIGTVRWSAPELARRESYDGSIDVYSFGIVLWKIWSRGFPFEQYRFAHQVDDAVERGERPVVPDDCPEEYSTVMQACWAERARKRPSFSEVVSSLENMHVEDAC, encoded by the exons ATGAGAGATTTGTCTGAAGATGGTATTGGGACAGTGAGATGGAGTGCACCAGAGTTAGCACGTCGAGAGAGCTACGATGGATCAATCGATGTCTACAG ttttggaattgtgctttggaagatttggtcacgtggttTTCCTTTCGAGCAGTATCGGTTTGCTCACCAAGTAGACGATGCCGTGGAAAGAGGTGAGCGTCCTGTCGTTCCAGACGATTGCCCGGAGGAATATTCAACCGTAATGCAAGCTTGCTGGGCAGAAAGAGCTCGGAAACGACCCTCGTTTAGCGAAGTTGTCAGCTCtctggaaaacatgcacgtggaAGATGCTTGCTAG